In the genome of Pongo pygmaeus isolate AG05252 chromosome 9, NHGRI_mPonPyg2-v2.0_pri, whole genome shotgun sequence, one region contains:
- the LOC129007686 gene encoding LOW QUALITY PROTEIN: uncharacterized protein LOC129007686 (The sequence of the model RefSeq protein was modified relative to this genomic sequence to represent the inferred CDS: inserted 2 bases in 1 codon): protein MCGASGQHPMRRKHQGIQLIPHSPLGPGLDWVCGVCVCVCTCXHLSIHPSIHPSIHPGIHSFYMPNVGQAQGTQRGEPSGSPQSGRGSRSRHNKSTLETGTITDGSQVLWVPQGGIALGGLGKTSQLRLGAQVGVHLVPVVQVVARYSGSRL from the exons ATGTGTGGTGCCAGTGGCCAGCACCCCATGAGACGCAAACATCAGGGGATCCAGCTAATACCTCATTCCCCCTTGGGGCCTGGCCTAGACtgggtatgtggtgtgtgtgtgtgtgtgtgtacttg tcatctatccatccatccatccatccatccatccatccatccagggattcattcattctacaTGCCAAATGTGGGCCAGGCTCAAGGGACCCAGAGAGGAGAGCCCTCTGGGAGTCCCCAGTCTGGTAGAGGAAGCAGGAGTAGACACAATAAGAGCACATTAGAAACAGGCACAATCACAGATGGAAGCCAGGTGCTGTGGGTGCCCCAAGGAGGAATTGCCTTGGGTGGATTAGGGAAGACTTCCCAGCTAAGGCTTGGAGCACAGGTAGGAGTTCATTTGGTGCCAGTAGTACAAGtagtggccaggtacagtggctcacgcctataa
- the CHRDL2 gene encoding chordin-like protein 2 isoform X1 — MYQHGEIFSAHELFPSRLPNQCVLCSCTEGQIYCGLTTCPEPGCPAPLPLPDSCCQACKDEASEQSAEEDSVQSLHGVKHPQDPCSSDAGRKRGPGTPAPTGLSAPLSFIPRHFRPKGAGSTTVKIVLKEKHKKACVHGGKTYSHGEVWHPAFRAFGPLPCILCTCEDGRQDCQRVTCPTEYPCRHPEKVAGKCCKICPEDKADPGHSEISSTRCPKAPGRVLVHTSVSPSPDNLRRFALEHEASDLVEIYLWKLVKGIFHLTQIKKVRKQDFQKEAQHFRLLAGPHEGHWNVFLAQTPELKVTASPDKVTKTL, encoded by the exons ATGTACCAACACGGAGAGATCTTCAGTGCCCATGAACTGTTCCCCTCCCGCCTGCCCAACCAGTGTGTCCTCTGCAGCTGCACC GAGGGCCAGATCTACTGCGGCCTCACAACCTGCCCCGAACCAGGCTGCCCCGCACCCCTCCCGCTGCCAGACTCCTGCTGCCAAGCCTGCAAAG ATGAGGCAAGTGAGCAATCGGCTGAAGAGGACAGTGTGCAGTCGCTCCATGGGGTG AAACATCCTCAGGATCCGTGTTCCAGTGATGCTGGGAGAAAGAGAGGCCCGGGCACCCCAGCCCCCACTGGCCTCAGCGCCCCTCTGAGCTTCATCCCTCGCCACTTCCGACCCAAGGGAGCAGGCAGCACGACCGTCAAGATCGTCCTGAAGGAGAAACATAAGAAAG CCTGTGTGCATGGCGGGAAGACATATTCCCACGGGGAGGTGTGGCACCCGGCCTTTCGTGCCTTCGGCCCCTTGCCCTGCATCCTATGCACCTGTGAGGATGGCCGCCAGGACTGCCAGCGTGTGACCTGTCCCACTGAGTACCCTTGCCGTCACCCCGAGAAAGTGGCTGGGAAGTGCTGCAAGATTTGCCCAG AGGACAAGGCAGACCCTGGCCACAGTGAGATCAGTTCTACCAGGTGTCCCAAGGCACCGGGCCGGGTCCTCGTCCACACTTCGGTATCCCCAAGCCCAGACAACCTGCGTCGGTTTGCCCTGGAACACGAGGCCTCAGACCTGGTGGAGATCTACCTCTGGAAGCTGGTAAAAG GAATCTTCCACTTGACTCAGATCAAGAAAGTCAGGAAGCAAGACTTCCAGAAAGAGGCACAGCACTTCCGGCTGCTCGCTGGCCCCCACGAAG GTCACTGGAACGTCTTCCTAGCCCAGACCCCGGAGCTGAAGGTCACGGCCAGTCCAGACAAAGTGACCAAGACATTATAA
- the CHRDL2 gene encoding chordin-like protein 2 isoform X3, with translation MVPEVRVLSSLLGLALLWFPLDSHARARPDMFCLFHGKRYSPGESWHPYLEPQGLMYCLRCTCSESAHVSCYRLHCPPVHCPQPVTEPQQCCPRCVEPHTPSGLRAPPKSCQHNGTMYQHGEIFSAHELFPSRLPNQCVLCSCTEGQIYCGLTTCPEPGCPAPLPLPDSCCQACKDEASEQSAEEDSVQSLHGVKHPQDPCSSDAGRKRGPGTPAPTGLSAPLSFIPRHFRPKGAGSTTVKIVLKEKHKKACVHGGKTYSHGEVWHPAFRAFGPLPCILCTCEDGRQDCQRVTCPTEYPCRHPEKVAGKCCKICPEDKADPGHSEISSTRCPKAPGRVLVHTSVSPSPDNLRRFALEHEASDLVEIYLWKLVKGIFHLTQIKKVRKQDFQKEAQHFRLLAGPHEGHWNVFLAQTPELKVTASPDKVTKTL, from the exons GCCCAGACATGTTCTGCCTTTTCCATGGGAAGAGATACTCCCCCGGCGAGAGCTGGCACCCCTACTTGGAGCCACAAGGCCTGATGTACTGCCTGCGCTGTACCTGCTCAGAG AGCGCCCATGTGAGTTGTTACCGCCTCCACTGTCCACCTgtccactgcccccagcctgtgACGGAGCCACAGCAATGCTGTCCCAGGTGTGTGG AACCTCACACTCCCTCTGGACTCCGGGCCCCACCAAAGTCCTGCCAGCACAATGGGACCATGTACCAACACGGAGAGATCTTCAGTGCCCATGAACTGTTCCCCTCCCGCCTGCCCAACCAGTGTGTCCTCTGCAGCTGCACC GAGGGCCAGATCTACTGCGGCCTCACAACCTGCCCCGAACCAGGCTGCCCCGCACCCCTCCCGCTGCCAGACTCCTGCTGCCAAGCCTGCAAAG ATGAGGCAAGTGAGCAATCGGCTGAAGAGGACAGTGTGCAGTCGCTCCATGGGGTG AAACATCCTCAGGATCCGTGTTCCAGTGATGCTGGGAGAAAGAGAGGCCCGGGCACCCCAGCCCCCACTGGCCTCAGCGCCCCTCTGAGCTTCATCCCTCGCCACTTCCGACCCAAGGGAGCAGGCAGCACGACCGTCAAGATCGTCCTGAAGGAGAAACATAAGAAAG CCTGTGTGCATGGCGGGAAGACATATTCCCACGGGGAGGTGTGGCACCCGGCCTTTCGTGCCTTCGGCCCCTTGCCCTGCATCCTATGCACCTGTGAGGATGGCCGCCAGGACTGCCAGCGTGTGACCTGTCCCACTGAGTACCCTTGCCGTCACCCCGAGAAAGTGGCTGGGAAGTGCTGCAAGATTTGCCCAG AGGACAAGGCAGACCCTGGCCACAGTGAGATCAGTTCTACCAGGTGTCCCAAGGCACCGGGCCGGGTCCTCGTCCACACTTCGGTATCCCCAAGCCCAGACAACCTGCGTCGGTTTGCCCTGGAACACGAGGCCTCAGACCTGGTGGAGATCTACCTCTGGAAGCTGGTAAAAG GAATCTTCCACTTGACTCAGATCAAGAAAGTCAGGAAGCAAGACTTCCAGAAAGAGGCACAGCACTTCCGGCTGCTCGCTGGCCCCCACGAAG GTCACTGGAACGTCTTCCTAGCCCAGACCCCGGAGCTGAAGGTCACGGCCAGTCCAGACAAAGTGACCAAGACATTATAA
- the CHRDL2 gene encoding chordin-like protein 2 isoform X2 codes for MVPEVRVLSSLLGLALLWFPLDSHARARPDMFCLFHGKRYSPGESWHPYLEPQGLMYCLRCTCSESAHVSCYRLHCPPVHCPQPVTEPQQCCPRCVEPHTPSGLRAPPKSCQHNGTMYQHGEIFSAHELFPSRLPNQCVLCSCTEGQIYCGLTTCPEPGCPAPLPLPDSCCQACKDEASEQSAEEDSVQSLHGVKHPQDPCSSDAGRKRGPGTPAPTGLSAPLSFIPRHFRPKGAGSTTVKIVLKEKHKKACVHGGKTYSHGEVWHPAFRAFGPLPCILCTCEDGRQDCQRVTCPTEYPCRHPEKVAGKCCKICPEDKADPGHSEISSTRCPKAPGRVLVHTSVSPSPDNLRRFALEHEASDLVEIYLWKLVKDEETEAQRGEVPGPRPHSQNLPLDSDQESQEARLPERGTALPAARWPPRRSLERLPSPDPGAEGHGQSRQSDQDIITKT; via the exons GCCCAGACATGTTCTGCCTTTTCCATGGGAAGAGATACTCCCCCGGCGAGAGCTGGCACCCCTACTTGGAGCCACAAGGCCTGATGTACTGCCTGCGCTGTACCTGCTCAGAG AGCGCCCATGTGAGTTGTTACCGCCTCCACTGTCCACCTgtccactgcccccagcctgtgACGGAGCCACAGCAATGCTGTCCCAGGTGTGTGG AACCTCACACTCCCTCTGGACTCCGGGCCCCACCAAAGTCCTGCCAGCACAATGGGACCATGTACCAACACGGAGAGATCTTCAGTGCCCATGAACTGTTCCCCTCCCGCCTGCCCAACCAGTGTGTCCTCTGCAGCTGCACC GAGGGCCAGATCTACTGCGGCCTCACAACCTGCCCCGAACCAGGCTGCCCCGCACCCCTCCCGCTGCCAGACTCCTGCTGCCAAGCCTGCAAAG ATGAGGCAAGTGAGCAATCGGCTGAAGAGGACAGTGTGCAGTCGCTCCATGGGGTG AAACATCCTCAGGATCCGTGTTCCAGTGATGCTGGGAGAAAGAGAGGCCCGGGCACCCCAGCCCCCACTGGCCTCAGCGCCCCTCTGAGCTTCATCCCTCGCCACTTCCGACCCAAGGGAGCAGGCAGCACGACCGTCAAGATCGTCCTGAAGGAGAAACATAAGAAAG CCTGTGTGCATGGCGGGAAGACATATTCCCACGGGGAGGTGTGGCACCCGGCCTTTCGTGCCTTCGGCCCCTTGCCCTGCATCCTATGCACCTGTGAGGATGGCCGCCAGGACTGCCAGCGTGTGACCTGTCCCACTGAGTACCCTTGCCGTCACCCCGAGAAAGTGGCTGGGAAGTGCTGCAAGATTTGCCCAG AGGACAAGGCAGACCCTGGCCACAGTGAGATCAGTTCTACCAGGTGTCCCAAGGCACCGGGCCGGGTCCTCGTCCACACTTCGGTATCCCCAAGCCCAGACAACCTGCGTCGGTTTGCCCTGGAACACGAGGCCTCAGACCTGGTGGAGATCTACCTCTGGAAGCTGGTAAAAG atgaggaaactgaggctcagagaggtgaagtacctggcccaaggccacacagcca GAATCTTCCACTTGACTCAGATCAAGAAAGTCAGGAAGCAAGACTTCCAGAAAGAGGCACAGCACTTCCGGCTGCTCGCTGGCCCCCACGAAG GTCACTGGAACGTCTTCCTAGCCCAGACCCCGGAGCTGAAGGTCACGGCCAGTCCAGACAAAGTGACCAAGACATTATAACAAAGACCTAA